From a region of the uncultured Draconibacterium sp. genome:
- a CDS encoding phosphoadenylyl-sulfate reductase, with the protein MEALTNKYNTQLEEKTIVEKLQFLVEQHPEKVVFTTSFGYEDQVITDIIFKNDLPIKVVTLDTGRLFPETYKVYRSTLEKYNKPIKAYFPPTEEVEKLLDEKGPFSFYESLENRKECCYIRKVIPLKRALKGNDIWITGLRASQSDNRSDMKFFEYDAGNGIVKFNPLMEWSLEETIDWVKKYNVPYNVLHDKGFVSIGCQPCTRAIQPGEDFRAGRWWWEQGSGKECGLHSVKK; encoded by the coding sequence ATGGAAGCACTTACCAACAAGTATAACACCCAACTGGAAGAAAAAACGATTGTAGAAAAATTACAATTCCTGGTTGAACAGCATCCCGAAAAAGTGGTATTTACCACCAGTTTTGGTTACGAAGATCAGGTGATCACCGATATCATTTTTAAGAACGACCTGCCGATAAAAGTCGTTACTTTGGATACCGGCCGATTGTTTCCTGAAACGTATAAAGTGTATCGTAGTACACTCGAAAAATACAACAAGCCGATTAAAGCGTATTTCCCGCCAACTGAAGAAGTGGAAAAACTGCTCGATGAAAAAGGGCCTTTTAGCTTCTACGAATCGCTGGAAAACCGTAAAGAGTGTTGTTACATCCGCAAGGTAATTCCATTAAAACGTGCCTTGAAAGGGAACGATATTTGGATTACCGGATTACGTGCTTCGCAGTCGGATAACCGCAGCGACATGAAATTTTTTGAGTACGACGCAGGAAACGGCATTGTAAAATTCAATCCGCTAATGGAGTGGAGCCTGGAAGAAACCATTGACTGGGTGAAAAAATACAACGTGCCTTACAATGTGCTGCACGACAAAGGATTTGTAAGTATCGGTTGTCAACCATGTACACGTGCCATTCAACCGGGTGAAGATTTCCGTGCCGGACGTTGGTGGTGGGAGCAGGGCTCAGGAAAAGAATGCGGGCTACATTCTGTAAAAAAGTAA
- a CDS encoding FMN-binding protein: MKFRSGIVLIALLFSACLAFAQNEVDFQPKALEKTLQKSGIETLSGVQEMKITDSTYSEINGKYFLVTENNESHYCYIYIGRVNSCRAGGCSVEHESTATLGSEYFDYYILFDEHKTVQAVKVYNYQATHGHEITAKGWLKQFIGFNGSASLKVDKNIDAISGATISVYAITADVENKTALLKKFQL, from the coding sequence ATGAAATTCAGATCAGGAATAGTATTGATTGCCTTATTATTTAGTGCCTGTTTGGCTTTTGCCCAAAACGAGGTGGATTTTCAACCCAAAGCATTGGAAAAGACCCTTCAGAAATCGGGTATCGAAACACTGTCGGGGGTTCAGGAAATGAAAATTACAGATTCAACTTACAGTGAAATAAACGGCAAATACTTCCTGGTTACTGAAAATAACGAAAGCCACTACTGCTACATTTACATCGGGCGGGTAAACAGCTGCCGTGCCGGAGGATGTTCAGTAGAGCACGAATCGACGGCCACACTCGGTTCGGAATATTTTGATTATTACATTCTGTTCGACGAGCACAAAACCGTTCAGGCAGTAAAAGTATATAACTACCAGGCCACACACGGCCACGAAATTACGGCCAAAGGCTGGCTAAAACAGTTTATCGGATTTAATGGCTCCGCTTCGTTAAAAGTAGACAAAAACATCGATGCTATTTCAGGTGCCACCATATCGGTATATGCCATCACCGCTGATGTGGAAAACAAAACGGCACTGCTGAAAAAATTTCAGCTATAA
- the ettA gene encoding energy-dependent translational throttle protein EttA, which yields MSDDKKIIFSMYKVSKTYPPSKTVIKDISLSFFLGAKIGIIGLNGSGKSTLLKIIAGQDEAYNGDLVFAPGYSVGLLDQEPQLDESKTVIDIVKEGTQETVDVLNRYEEINQQFGLPEVYENPDKMDELMKEQAELQEKMDALDAWNLDSKLERAMDALQCPPNDQPISELSGGERRRVALCRLLLQEPDVLLLDEPTNHLDAESILWLEAHLDQYKGTVICITHDRYFLDNVAGWILELDRGQGIPWKGNYTSWLEQKSKRLEQEEKGSQKRKKTLERELEWVRMAPKARHAKSKARLSAYDKMLNEDAKQKEEKLEIFIPNGPRLGDKVVEMEGVKKGFGEKLLFEDLSFKLPPAGIIGVIGPNGAGKTTLFKLIMKQLEADAGSIDIGDTVKVSYVDQTHAAIDPEKTVYQVISGGTETIMLGNKQANARAYVGRFNFNGADQEKKCGVLSGGERNRLHLALALKSEGNLLLLDEPTNDIDVNTLRALEEGLDSFAGCAVVISHDRWFLDRIATHILAFEGDGHVHFFEGSFSEYEENRKKRMGNETPKRFKYMKLMA from the coding sequence ATGAGCGACGACAAGAAAATAATTTTTTCGATGTATAAGGTGAGTAAAACTTACCCACCCAGTAAAACAGTAATCAAAGACATTTCGCTTTCGTTTTTCCTCGGAGCTAAAATCGGTATCATCGGTTTAAACGGATCGGGAAAATCAACCTTGCTAAAAATTATTGCCGGACAAGATGAAGCGTACAACGGCGATCTGGTTTTTGCACCGGGATATTCGGTAGGATTACTCGATCAGGAACCACAACTCGATGAAAGTAAAACCGTTATCGACATTGTAAAAGAAGGTACACAGGAAACTGTTGATGTGCTGAACCGCTACGAAGAGATCAACCAGCAATTCGGGCTACCGGAGGTGTATGAAAATCCGGATAAAATGGACGAGCTGATGAAGGAGCAGGCCGAGTTGCAGGAAAAAATGGATGCACTGGATGCCTGGAACCTCGACAGTAAGTTGGAACGTGCAATGGACGCACTACAGTGTCCGCCAAACGATCAGCCCATAAGCGAACTTTCAGGTGGAGAGCGCCGTCGTGTTGCGCTGTGCCGTTTGTTGTTACAGGAGCCTGATGTGCTGTTGCTCGATGAGCCTACCAACCACCTCGATGCCGAAAGTATTTTGTGGCTGGAAGCCCACCTCGATCAGTATAAAGGAACGGTTATCTGTATTACGCACGACCGTTATTTCCTTGATAATGTTGCCGGCTGGATTCTTGAACTCGACCGCGGACAAGGCATTCCATGGAAAGGAAACTACACCTCGTGGCTGGAACAAAAATCGAAACGTTTGGAGCAGGAAGAAAAAGGCAGCCAGAAACGTAAGAAGACACTGGAGCGCGAGCTGGAATGGGTCCGTATGGCACCAAAAGCACGTCATGCAAAAAGTAAAGCCCGCTTAAGTGCATACGATAAAATGTTGAATGAAGACGCCAAACAGAAAGAAGAAAAACTGGAGATCTTTATTCCGAACGGTCCGCGACTGGGCGACAAAGTGGTTGAAATGGAGGGTGTAAAAAAAGGTTTTGGCGAAAAGCTGCTTTTCGAAGACCTGAGCTTTAAACTCCCGCCTGCCGGAATTATCGGCGTTATTGGACCAAACGGTGCCGGAAAAACCACACTGTTTAAACTGATTATGAAACAACTGGAGGCAGACGCCGGAAGCATTGACATTGGCGACACCGTAAAAGTAAGTTATGTGGATCAAACCCACGCTGCCATCGATCCGGAGAAAACAGTCTATCAAGTGATCTCAGGCGGAACGGAAACCATTATGCTGGGCAACAAACAAGCCAATGCGCGCGCTTATGTTGGCCGCTTCAATTTTAATGGTGCCGACCAGGAAAAGAAATGTGGCGTACTTTCGGGTGGTGAGCGTAACCGCCTGCACCTTGCGCTGGCTCTTAAATCGGAAGGGAACCTGTTGCTACTTGATGAGCCGACCAACGATATCGATGTAAATACACTGCGTGCACTGGAAGAAGGTTTGGATAGCTTTGCCGGCTGTGCTGTAGTCATTTCGCACGACCGCTGGTTCCTCGACCGTATTGCCACGCATATTTTAGCGTTTGAAGGCGACGGTCATGTGCATTTCTTTGAAGGTTCGTTCTCGGAATATGAAGAAAACCGCAAAAAACGTATGGGTAACGAAACACCAAAACGTTTTAAATATATGAAGCTGATGGCGTAA
- a CDS encoding deoxyribodipyrimidine photo-lyase — protein MINIVWLRRDLRFNDNTALQRSLKRDNKTAVLFIFDTNILDELDKDDARVTFIHQQLTKLDKELRDMNSGLLVKTGEPLNIWQELINEFEIGEVHFNCDYEPYATDRDDQVNQLLKKNGISVFSHKDQVIFEPHEVLKADGTPYTVFTPYKNKWLEHFSPQHINTEEKIQSNAFADIDSSMPALEKIGFQKSSVAVKDYDLSVVENYSKTRNFPAIHGTSHLSVHLRFGTVSIRQIVQQVYKQSPDFLSELVWREFFMQILFHFPRVVNENFRTKYNGIQWRNKEKEFERWCNGETGYPIVDAGMRELNKTGYMHNRVRMITASFLCKHLLIDWRWGEAYFAKKLLDFELSSNNGNWQWAAGTGCDAAPYFRVFNPTEQVKKFDKEMCYIKKWVPKFQDLTYAAPMVDHKMARNRALETYKKGIAE, from the coding sequence ATGATTAACATCGTTTGGTTACGCCGAGATTTACGATTTAATGATAATACGGCACTGCAACGATCACTCAAAAGAGATAACAAAACAGCGGTGCTTTTTATATTCGACACCAATATTTTGGATGAACTGGATAAAGATGATGCCCGCGTAACTTTTATTCATCAGCAACTTACCAAACTGGATAAAGAACTGCGTGACATGAATTCTGGATTGCTGGTAAAAACCGGCGAGCCTTTAAATATCTGGCAGGAACTAATAAATGAATTTGAAATCGGAGAAGTACACTTTAACTGCGATTATGAACCTTATGCTACTGATAGAGATGACCAGGTAAATCAACTTCTAAAGAAAAACGGCATCTCCGTTTTCTCGCACAAAGACCAGGTAATTTTCGAACCTCACGAAGTTTTAAAAGCAGACGGAACGCCTTACACAGTTTTTACGCCCTACAAAAACAAATGGCTCGAACATTTTAGTCCGCAACACATAAACACTGAAGAAAAGATACAATCAAATGCGTTCGCGGATATTGATTCTTCGATGCCAGCACTGGAAAAGATTGGATTTCAGAAATCATCTGTTGCGGTAAAAGACTACGACCTGTCGGTTGTGGAGAATTACAGCAAAACACGAAACTTCCCGGCAATTCATGGAACCAGTCACTTAAGTGTTCACCTGCGTTTTGGAACAGTTAGCATCCGCCAAATTGTACAGCAGGTGTATAAGCAATCACCCGATTTTCTCAGCGAACTAGTTTGGCGCGAGTTTTTCATGCAGATACTTTTCCATTTTCCACGTGTGGTAAACGAGAATTTCAGAACCAAATACAACGGAATACAGTGGCGCAATAAAGAAAAAGAATTTGAGCGCTGGTGCAATGGAGAAACCGGCTACCCAATTGTAGATGCCGGAATGCGCGAACTGAATAAAACCGGCTATATGCACAACCGTGTACGCATGATAACTGCCAGCTTCTTGTGTAAACACCTGCTTATCGACTGGCGCTGGGGAGAAGCGTATTTTGCAAAAAAACTACTCGACTTTGAGCTTTCATCAAACAATGGCAACTGGCAATGGGCCGCAGGAACCGGTTGCGATGCAGCGCCATACTTTCGGGTTTTTAACCCTACCGAGCAGGTGAAAAAGTTCGATAAAGAGATGTGTTACATTAAAAAGTGGGTGCCCAAATTTCAGGATCTTACCTACGCTGCGCCAATGGTTGACCATAAAATGGCCCGGAACCGAGCGCTGGAAACATACAAAAAAGGCATCGCTGAATAA
- a CDS encoding SDR family oxidoreductase: MRILLTGATGYIGKRLLPVLVNKGHHVTCVVRDKQRAAFGHTIEKSIDIIEADLLNKQSLNKIPEDIEIAYYLVHSMSDSRDYEEQEKLSAINFRERVNKTTTKQVIYLSGIVNDQALSKHLKSRLNVELELEKGDYALTTLRAGIIIGSGSASFEIIRDLVEKLPVMVAPKWLKTRCQPIAISDVIRVLELTINNPAVFNKSFDIGGNEILTYKQMLLRFAKVRGLKRRIISVPVMTPRLSSYWLYFVTSTSYKLASSLVDSMRVEVIARDDELTQLFKLQLLSYEESLQQAFKKIEQNEIISSWKDSFVSGQLQGQLSDFINVPKFGCFKDVRIAETPSMENTIEKIWRIGGGNGWYYGNRLWQFRGFMDKLAGGVGLRRGRTNNDTISAGDAIDFWRVIYTNKKEGRLLLYAEMKLPGEVWLEFKIRDHQLIQTVTFRPKGIWGRMYWYLFKPLRSFVFKRMVANIVKH, from the coding sequence ATGCGAATTCTTTTAACCGGAGCTACCGGATACATAGGGAAAAGACTTTTGCCCGTATTGGTAAACAAAGGGCACCATGTAACTTGTGTTGTAAGAGACAAGCAACGCGCTGCATTTGGCCATACCATTGAAAAATCAATTGATATTATTGAGGCCGACCTGCTGAACAAACAAAGTCTGAACAAAATCCCTGAAGATATAGAAATTGCCTATTACCTTGTGCATAGTATGTCCGACTCGCGCGATTACGAAGAACAGGAAAAATTATCGGCCATAAACTTCAGGGAGCGAGTAAATAAAACCACAACCAAACAAGTAATTTATTTGAGCGGTATTGTTAACGACCAAGCGCTTTCCAAACACCTGAAATCGAGATTAAACGTTGAACTGGAACTGGAAAAAGGCGATTATGCGCTAACTACATTACGGGCAGGAATTATTATCGGCTCTGGCAGTGCCTCTTTCGAAATAATTCGCGATCTGGTGGAGAAGTTGCCGGTAATGGTAGCTCCAAAATGGTTGAAAACACGCTGCCAGCCCATTGCTATTTCCGATGTTATTCGAGTCCTCGAACTGACAATAAACAATCCGGCTGTTTTCAATAAAAGCTTCGATATTGGAGGCAACGAAATTCTTACTTACAAACAAATGCTGTTGCGTTTTGCAAAAGTAAGGGGCTTAAAACGCCGGATCATTTCAGTGCCGGTAATGACTCCCCGGCTATCATCGTACTGGTTGTATTTTGTTACCTCAACCTCCTACAAACTGGCCTCTTCGCTGGTCGACAGTATGCGGGTTGAAGTAATTGCCCGCGACGATGAGCTGACCCAACTTTTTAAGTTGCAATTGTTAAGCTACGAGGAAAGTTTGCAACAGGCATTCAAAAAAATCGAACAAAATGAAATTATCTCGAGTTGGAAAGATTCGTTTGTTAGCGGGCAATTGCAAGGGCAGCTCTCGGATTTCATAAACGTTCCGAAGTTTGGTTGTTTCAAAGATGTACGTATTGCAGAAACGCCCTCGATGGAAAATACGATTGAAAAGATATGGCGAATCGGAGGAGGGAATGGTTGGTATTACGGAAACCGGCTTTGGCAATTTCGTGGTTTTATGGATAAACTGGCCGGAGGTGTTGGACTTCGCCGGGGACGAACCAACAACGATACAATAAGCGCTGGTGATGCCATTGATTTTTGGCGGGTAATTTATACCAATAAAAAGGAAGGGCGTTTATTGCTTTATGCAGAAATGAAACTTCCGGGTGAGGTTTGGCTTGAATTTAAAATTCGCGACCATCAGCTTATTCAAACAGTCACCTTCAGGCCAAAAGGAATATGGGGAAGAATGTACTGGTACCTGTTTAAGCCGCTGCGTTCATTTGTTTTTAAACGAATGGTCGCGAATATTGTTAAACACTGA
- a CDS encoding histidine kinase: protein MNKLLYNNSVLYRGTRHILFFVITVVLFTGILFVQSENDSLLHILGITLGNALFFFGYAYIIIFLLIPELLLKAKPFWFIVVFLLVGIGLSALKLLFSDYIFYASIAPENISGNGAFNLRLIVMNTKDMTFIVALFCIAKYVKDYILTENIRKKLEQQHRKAQTTLLQSQFDPHFMFNTINNLYALSLLNPGKTNEVISRMKIVLTYIINESLKEFVTLKDEVELVENYLQLEKLRYGKRLQVSYKTEGNLISAQIPPMVLFLLVENSFKHGSSLDAGAPWITILVQATDEKIIIETENSKPEGLQKKTKEIERGSGYSGLKRRLNIIYDGQGYDLKVKDMGDRFKVRLELENTDEDRHITYR from the coding sequence ATGAACAAATTGTTGTACAATAACAGTGTGCTTTACCGGGGAACAAGGCATATTTTATTCTTTGTAATTACCGTGGTATTGTTTACAGGTATTTTATTTGTTCAAAGCGAAAACGATAGCCTGCTGCACATTTTAGGAATAACATTAGGCAATGCCTTATTCTTTTTTGGCTATGCTTACATCATTATTTTTCTTCTTATTCCCGAACTGTTGTTAAAAGCCAAGCCGTTTTGGTTTATTGTAGTTTTTTTACTGGTAGGAATTGGCTTATCGGCATTAAAATTATTGTTCTCCGATTATATTTTTTATGCTTCAATAGCTCCCGAGAATATATCCGGAAACGGTGCTTTTAATCTTCGTTTGATTGTGATGAATACAAAAGACATGACTTTTATTGTGGCCTTGTTTTGTATTGCCAAATATGTTAAAGATTACATTCTTACCGAAAATATCAGGAAAAAACTGGAGCAGCAACACCGAAAAGCACAAACAACACTTTTGCAATCGCAATTCGATCCGCATTTCATGTTCAACACCATTAATAATTTGTATGCGTTATCGTTACTTAATCCTGGCAAAACCAACGAGGTTATTAGCCGCATGAAAATTGTGCTTACCTATATTATTAACGAAAGCCTTAAAGAATTTGTAACGCTAAAAGATGAAGTGGAACTGGTTGAAAATTACCTTCAGCTGGAGAAATTACGTTACGGGAAACGTTTGCAGGTGAGTTACAAAACTGAAGGAAACTTGATCTCAGCTCAAATTCCTCCAATGGTATTGTTTCTATTGGTTGAAAACAGTTTTAAACACGGCAGCAGTTTAGATGCCGGCGCACCGTGGATTACTATTTTGGTACAAGCTACCGATGAAAAAATAATTATCGAAACAGAAAACAGCAAGCCCGAAGGGTTGCAGAAAAAAACAAAAGAAATTGAGCGGGGAAGTGGTTACAGTGGATTAAAAAGACGCTTGAATATTATTTACGACGGACAGGGTTATGACCTGAAAGTGAAAGATATGGGCGACCGTTTTAAAGTGCGCCTGGAGTTAGAAAATACAGATGAAGACAGGCATATTACATATCGCTAA
- a CDS encoding histidine kinase, protein MKTGILHIAKRDYILHVIFWLAWVISFTFIQTLNEGIASLHIWLMYYLITLPVFVTHTYIIAYWLLPKTFFKGNYLLFAAGVTVLLIVFSMIELLVSNYLVFYLFDKSRMFAPGFLNFKNIIISGVGNHYIILVFLAIKAGNSWYRAEYQKEELLRSKLETELEIYRYQLQPRIVLELIKELEVLSLKKAETAPDMIINISNFLNRFLYEGKEELIPLELEVRLLEEFMTIHNHALGERLSSNFIVSGNLKSYVVPPLLLLPFINSAIKIAYECNETYESTVIIKAERKYLLFSFTFWSENSFKIADNEDNKITYRRLDYNYPGKHRLVENIDDNFREFSIEIYP, encoded by the coding sequence ATGAAGACAGGCATATTACATATCGCTAAAAGGGATTATATTTTGCATGTCATCTTTTGGTTGGCATGGGTAATATCATTCACCTTTATTCAAACCTTGAACGAAGGAATTGCTTCGTTGCACATTTGGCTGATGTATTACCTTATTACTTTACCTGTTTTTGTAACTCACACGTATATAATTGCCTACTGGTTATTGCCCAAAACTTTTTTTAAAGGGAATTATTTGCTGTTTGCAGCAGGTGTAACCGTTCTTCTGATTGTATTTTCAATGATAGAATTACTGGTAAGCAACTATCTGGTTTTTTATCTTTTCGACAAAAGCAGAATGTTTGCTCCCGGATTCCTGAATTTTAAAAATATCATAATCAGCGGCGTTGGTAATCATTATATCATTTTAGTATTTCTGGCCATAAAGGCCGGTAATTCGTGGTATCGGGCCGAGTATCAGAAAGAAGAATTGCTGCGTTCGAAACTTGAAACCGAACTCGAAATTTACCGGTATCAGTTACAACCCCGCATTGTTCTGGAACTGATAAAGGAGCTGGAAGTTCTGTCGTTAAAAAAGGCGGAAACGGCACCGGATATGATTATTAATATTTCGAACTTCCTCAACCGTTTTCTTTACGAAGGAAAAGAAGAACTGATACCGCTTGAGCTGGAAGTAAGGTTGCTGGAGGAGTTTATGACCATCCATAACCATGCTTTAGGCGAGCGGCTAAGTAGTAATTTTATTGTTAGCGGAAACCTTAAATCGTATGTTGTTCCGCCACTTTTGCTGCTTCCGTTTATAAATTCTGCAATAAAAATAGCCTACGAGTGTAACGAAACGTATGAAAGTACAGTCATTATAAAAGCGGAGCGAAAGTATTTGCTGTTTTCGTTTACATTTTGGAGCGAAAACAGTTTTAAAATAGCCGACAATGAAGACAATAAAATTACCTACCGGCGTTTGGATTATAATTACCCGGGCAAACATCGGTTGGTGGAGAACATAGATGACAATTTTAGAGAATTTAGTATAGAAATTTATCCGTAA
- a CDS encoding response regulator transcription factor yields the protein MKTKCLIIDDEPLARDLMRSHIEKLDNFEICAECGDAMKALQELHNHKIDLMFMDIQMPQITGIEFLRTLKNPPKVIITTAFREYALEGFELDVVDFLLKPITFERFLKSVNKYYQSVQDDIPAAQPIASTNGKPDDAFIYVKENKKVLKVHLNEILYVEGLSEYVQIYTTEKKIITKTSMTHMSEKLPDNGFMRIHKSFIVALSKIEAFTSTSIEVPGKELPIGRSYKNAVLEVLQLQG from the coding sequence ATGAAAACAAAGTGCCTCATTATCGATGATGAGCCTCTTGCACGTGACTTGATGCGCTCGCACATTGAAAAACTAGATAATTTTGAAATTTGTGCAGAATGTGGCGATGCCATGAAAGCCTTGCAGGAACTTCATAATCACAAGATCGACCTGATGTTTATGGACATTCAGATGCCCCAGATAACAGGAATCGAATTCCTACGGACATTAAAAAATCCACCAAAAGTTATTATTACCACTGCCTTCCGCGAATACGCTCTTGAAGGGTTTGAGCTGGATGTGGTTGATTTCTTGCTTAAACCAATAACCTTCGAGCGTTTCCTGAAATCGGTGAATAAATATTATCAGTCGGTTCAGGACGATATCCCGGCGGCGCAGCCCATCGCTTCAACAAATGGAAAACCCGATGACGCTTTTATTTATGTGAAAGAGAATAAAAAGGTTTTGAAAGTGCATTTAAACGAAATCCTGTATGTTGAGGGCTTGAGCGAATATGTACAGATTTATACTACCGAGAAAAAAATCATCACAAAAACAAGCATGACTCACATGTCGGAAAAACTGCCTGACAATGGATTTATGCGCATTCATAAATCGTTTATTGTGGCGCTGTCGAAAATCGAAGCATTTACCTCGACCAGCATTGAAGTACCGGGAAAAGAATTGCCTATCGGCCGGAGTTATAAGAATGCAGTGCTGGAGGTTTTGCAGCTTCAGGGGTAA
- a CDS encoding aminotransferase class IV — protein MALFPIHKYFVFNDRLLPVSTFVPAENEGGIYEVLRVVNGVPLFLDEHLLRMQSSAELAGKEVRYTCAQLEAFLNQLIVRNEVDEGNILISCKTNLKAFFIAHNYPSAEQYRFGIRCGLLHAERMNPNAKVFQTEVRKQATRQMETSGFYEVLLVDHEERITEGSRSNVFFIKGNEIITPPGKQVLLGITRQKTIACANRLKLKVVEAEIQLGRLTGFDAAFITGTSPKLLPVNEVDGHCFDVDNKVLRSLMIEYDKIIQEDIKKRLSGKAVN, from the coding sequence ATGGCACTTTTTCCTATCCATAAATATTTTGTTTTTAATGATCGGCTTCTACCGGTTTCTACTTTTGTTCCGGCCGAAAACGAAGGTGGAATCTACGAAGTTTTACGTGTTGTGAACGGAGTTCCACTGTTTTTGGATGAGCATTTGCTTCGGATGCAGTCATCGGCCGAACTGGCCGGGAAAGAGGTTCGATATACTTGTGCGCAGTTGGAGGCGTTTTTAAATCAGCTGATTGTAAGAAACGAGGTGGATGAGGGGAATATTCTTATTTCTTGCAAAACCAATCTGAAAGCTTTTTTTATCGCGCATAATTATCCTTCGGCTGAACAGTACAGGTTTGGAATTCGTTGCGGATTGTTACATGCCGAGCGTATGAATCCAAACGCCAAAGTTTTTCAAACCGAAGTACGCAAACAAGCCACCCGACAGATGGAAACAAGCGGTTTTTACGAAGTGCTGTTGGTTGATCATGAAGAGCGAATTACCGAAGGAAGCCGAAGCAATGTGTTTTTTATAAAAGGCAATGAAATAATTACACCTCCGGGCAAGCAGGTGTTGTTGGGAATCACCAGGCAAAAAACAATTGCCTGTGCTAATCGCCTCAAGCTAAAAGTAGTTGAGGCAGAAATACAACTGGGAAGATTAACTGGTTTTGATGCCGCTTTTATAACCGGTACTTCGCCAAAATTACTTCCGGTAAACGAAGTGGACGGGCATTGTTTTGATGTCGACAATAAAGTATTACGAAGTCTGATGATTGAATACGATAAAATTATTCAGGAAGACATAAAAAAAAGATTGTCAGGAAAAGCGGTTAATTAA
- a CDS encoding iron-containing alcohol dehydrogenase translates to MYNFEFRNPVKILFGKESISKLSGEIPADANILMIYGGGSIKRTGVYNQVMAALKGCTVEEFSGIEANPHYETCMKAVDVVKEKNIVFLLAVGGGSVLDATKFIATAALYENGDPWDILAAGATVEKALPLGAVLTLPATGSEMNGNSVITRVERQEKKAFGSPLVMPQFSVLDPECVFTLPDRQVANGVVDAFVHVMEQYLTFKVNSPLQDRLAESILTTLIEEGPKVLADRKNYEAAANFMWCATMALNGMIAVGVPQDWSTHVIGHELTAFHGIDHGRTLAIVLPGVMHIKRDNKKDKILQYGERIWGITSGNEDERIDAIIARTVEFFESLGVPCRLPDYDVTESTIAKIVERFKQSEAKIGEKQDMGYDEIEKILRDRL, encoded by the coding sequence ATGTACAATTTTGAGTTCAGAAATCCAGTTAAAATTCTTTTTGGAAAAGAATCGATATCAAAGCTATCCGGTGAAATTCCGGCTGATGCGAACATTTTAATGATTTACGGTGGCGGAAGTATAAAACGTACCGGTGTTTACAACCAGGTAATGGCCGCGCTAAAAGGTTGTACGGTTGAGGAATTTAGTGGAATTGAGGCCAATCCTCACTACGAAACCTGTATGAAAGCGGTTGATGTAGTAAAAGAAAAAAATATCGTTTTTTTGCTGGCAGTTGGTGGAGGTTCGGTACTTGATGCCACTAAATTTATTGCCACAGCAGCCTTGTACGAAAACGGCGATCCGTGGGATATTCTGGCAGCAGGTGCAACGGTTGAAAAGGCTTTGCCGCTGGGAGCTGTTTTAACCTTACCGGCAACAGGTTCGGAGATGAACGGAAATTCAGTAATTACGCGTGTCGAAAGACAGGAGAAAAAAGCTTTTGGTTCGCCGCTGGTAATGCCTCAGTTTTCGGTACTCGATCCGGAATGTGTGTTTACCTTACCCGACCGACAGGTGGCCAACGGTGTTGTTGATGCTTTTGTACACGTAATGGAGCAATACCTGACTTTCAAAGTAAATTCGCCGCTTCAGGATAGGCTGGCAGAAAGTATCCTGACCACGCTTATTGAGGAAGGTCCGAAAGTTTTGGCCGATCGAAAAAACTACGAAGCTGCTGCCAACTTTATGTGGTGTGCAACAATGGCACTAAACGGAATGATTGCAGTTGGTGTTCCGCAAGACTGGTCGACACATGTTATCGGTCACGAATTGACTGCTTTTCACGGAATCGACCACGGACGAACACTGGCCATTGTTTTGCCGGGAGTAATGCACATTAAACGCGACAATAAAAAAGACAAGATCTTACAATATGGCGAACGCATTTGGGGAATTACAAGTGGGAACGAGGATGAAAGAATCGACGCCATTATTGCGCGAACAGTTGAGTTCTTCGAATCGTTAGGTGTACCATGCCGCCTGCCTGATTATGATGTTACGGAATCTACCATTGCTAAAATTGTAGAACGCTTTAAACAAAGTGAAGCCAAAATTGGCGAGAAGCAGGATATGGGTTATGATGAAATTGAGAAGATTTTAAGAGACAGATTGTAA